In a genomic window of Gossypium arboreum isolate Shixiya-1 chromosome 9, ASM2569848v2, whole genome shotgun sequence:
- the LOC108455232 gene encoding mavicyanin-like encodes MMRNFFISKVQVNLPLIVMTKLILLCFLSIFCFALTSHAATYVVGDTSGWDISSDIDSWASSKTFNVGDVLLFQYSSSHSVNEVRKESFETCSTTNILRKFSNGNTTVILSNSGIRYFVCGNKLHCLGGMKLKVDVDEKSTSVGAPQAQSEGAATLPQPSSKSNNPSTVIPTSTGYMNGGFQSQLIASMCLTAAMLLEINVGI; translated from the exons ATGATGCGCAATTTTTTCATCTCAAAAGTACAAGTTAATCTCCCATTAATCGTCATGACTAAGCTTATTCTGCTTTGTTTTCTATCTATTTTCTGCTTTGCGTTAACAAGTCATGCCGCTACATACGTGGTTGGGGACACATCCGGTTGGGACATAAGTTCTGATATCGATTCATGGGCTAGTAGCAAAACATTTAATGTTGGTGATGTTCTAT TGTTCCAGTACTCATCATCTCACAGTGTAAATGAGGTGAGAAAAGAAAGTTTTGAAACATGCAGCACGACAAATATATTGAGAAAGTTTTCCAATGGAAATACGACAGTTATATTGTCAAATAGTGGTATCAGATATTTTGTTTGTGGCAACAAGTTGCATTGTCTAGGAGGCATGAAGCTTAAAGTAGATGTAGATGAGAAATCAACTAGTGTTGGTGCTCCTCAAGCACAGTCTGAAGGAGCTGCTACGCTCCCGCAGCCTTCCTCTAAAAGCAACAATCCTTCAACTGTTATTCCAACTTCAACTGGGTATATGAATGGTGGATTTCAATCTCAGCTAATAGCCTCCATGTGTTTGACTGCTGCAATGCTACTTGAAATTAATGTTGGTATATAG